Proteins from a genomic interval of Ciona intestinalis chromosome 9, KH, whole genome shotgun sequence:
- the LOC100177709 gene encoding sperm-tail PG-rich repeat-containing protein 2 isoform X1, translating into MYDRAPRPTANYLVGSTRVNVGPGTYDLTTPSSQWVKSDGYAPFQSMSGRETIFHIGDSVMAAPGPGAYDPLFPQERPIGGRPLANKANRFSESPNTSHITPGPGRYNLSKKSDWLKSKSAPVMPVTIAAPQVEKPGKAIVTSRVRYLRKPDAPSIPSPGQAYGYEETDDGSLRKQAPPNKDASMGPAYYKPTSDLTATTAKYKGVHFGTLRADRMKFGGKGGPGPGDYDPFKEKPQTDVAALINPDGKVFESRLPRYHEIVVQEEEKKAVPGPGKYDINGQFAKKPAPVNVEGLEVEHPPFMSQARRFSDLKGITPAPGAYNDPRNALEALKKITGMKRSPFGQTSVRFQPNMSKAKFIPGPGHYNIFNIGMAQESLKKAYLESTRHGPFGTTSARIMPIIQKHEVALPGPSHYQPKRSEERYKKQVTSTFASLTDRLSSPAPQTLQDNPPPGSYEVANSFKKSQDRRGNADPRTKEGLRRNRAFLSASTRFAPPRDVVLKQPEKDTPGPGTYNQELPQGNPKLAVMVTKDHRFKQVKQDEVPGPGAYELSPLMANTLLKGTFNATLHNPVAPNADAGRTTTAKQAFLLGV; encoded by the exons ATGTACGATCGAGCCCCCAGACCAACCGCTAACTACCTAGTGGGGAGCACTAGAGTTAATGTGGGACCAGGAACGTATGATCTGACAACTCCAAG TAGTCAGTGGGTGAAATCTGATGGCTATGCCCCATTCCAATCCATGTCAGGTCGTGAAACAATATTTCACATCGGTGATTCGGTGATGGCTGCCCCAGGACCTGGAGCATATGACCCTTT GTTTCCTCAAGAAAGACCAATAGGTGGCCGACCATTGGCAAACAAAGCAAACCGGTTTTCTGAATCGCCCAACACAAGTCATATCACCCCAGGACCTGGTAGATACAATCTGTCAAAGAAAAGTGATTGGTTGAAGTCAAAATCTGCCCCTGTTATGCCTGTTACTATAGCAGCGCCG CAGGTGGAAAAACCTGGCAAAGCAATTGTGACAAGCAGAGTAAGGTATCTTCGTAAACCTGATGCTCCTTCTATACCAAGTCCTGGCCAAGCTTATGGGTATGAAGAAACTGATGATGGATCACTTAGAAAGCAG GCTCCTCCAAATAAAGATGCTTCAATGGGTCCCGCTTATTATAA ACCAACCTCAGACCTAACAGCCACCACTGCTAAATACAAAGGTGTTCACTTTGGAACACTGAGAGCTGACAGAATGAAGTTTGGTGGGAAAGGTGGCCCAGGACCTGGTGATTATGATCCGTTTAAAGAGAAACCCCAAACAGATGTGGCTGCACTTATAAATCCTGATGGAAAAGTTTTTGAGTCAAGACTTCCAAG GTATCATGAGATTGTTGTgcaagaagaagaaaaaaaggCAGTTCCAGGGCCTGGGAAATATGACATTAATGGCCAGTTTGCTAAGAAACCAGCCCCTGTTAATGTAGAAGGGTTGGAAGTGGAACATCCGCCATTTATGTCACAAGCAAGGAG GTTTAGTGATTTAAAAGGTATCACTCCTGCACCGGGGGCTTACAATGACCCCAGGAATGCTTTGGAAGCTTTAAAGAAGATAACTGGAATGAAGAGAAGTCCATTCGGTCAAACTTCTGTTCGTTTTCAACCTAACATGAGCAAAGCAAAGTTTATACCAG gaCCTGGACACTACAATATTTTCAACATTGGAATGGCACAAGAAAGTCTTAAGAAAGCGTATCTTGAGAGCACAAGGCATGGACCCTTCGGAACCACATCAGCTCGTATTATGCcaataatacaaaaacatgAAGTAGCTCTACCTGGTCCTTCCCATTACCAG CCAAAGCGTTCTGAGGAGCGTTACAAGAAACAAGTAACGTCAACATTTGCTTCACTCACAGACCGTCTATCATCACCTGCACCCCAG ACTTTACAAGACAATCCACCACCTGGATCATACGAAGTTGCCAATTCGTTCAAGAAGTCGCAAGACAGACGTGGGAATGCTGATCCAAGAACCAAAGAAGGTTTGAGACGAAACAGGGCTTTCCTTTCCGCATCTACAAGGTTTGCCCCACCCCGGGATGTGGTTTTAAAGCAGCCGGAGAAAGACACACCTGGACCAG gAACATATAACCAAGAACTCCCACAAGGCAATCCAAAGCTAGCTGTAATGGTTACGAAGGATCATCGTTTTAAACAG GTTAAACAGGATGAGGTACCAGGTCCAGGAGCTTATGAGCTTAGCCCTCTCATGGCCAATACGTTACTAAAAGGCACGTTCAATGCTACCTTGCACAACCCGGTCGCACCTAATGCAGACGCGGGTCGAACTACCACAGCAAAGCAAGCATTTCTACTTGGAGTTTGA
- the LOC100177709 gene encoding sperm-tail PG-rich repeat-containing protein 2 isoform X2, with protein sequence MYDRAPRPTANYLVGSTRVNVGPGTYDLTTPSSQWVKSDGYAPFQSMSGRETIFHIGDSVMAAPGPGAYDPLFPQERPIGGRPLANKANRFSESPNTSHITPGPGRYNLSKKSDWLKSKSAPVMPVTIAAPVEKPGKAIVTSRVRYLRKPDAPSIPSPGQAYGYEETDDGSLRKQAPPNKDASMGPAYYKPTSDLTATTAKYKGVHFGTLRADRMKFGGKGGPGPGDYDPFKEKPQTDVAALINPDGKVFESRLPRYHEIVVQEEEKKAVPGPGKYDINGQFAKKPAPVNVEGLEVEHPPFMSQARRFSDLKGITPAPGAYNDPRNALEALKKITGMKRSPFGQTSVRFQPNMSKAKFIPGPGHYNIFNIGMAQESLKKAYLESTRHGPFGTTSARIMPIIQKHEVALPGPSHYQPKRSEERYKKQVTSTFASLTDRLSSPAPQTLQDNPPPGSYEVANSFKKSQDRRGNADPRTKEGLRRNRAFLSASTRFAPPRDVVLKQPEKDTPGPGTYNQELPQGNPKLAVMVTKDHRFKQVKQDEVPGPGAYELSPLMANTLLKGTFNATLHNPVAPNADAGRTTTAKQAFLLGV encoded by the exons ATGTACGATCGAGCCCCCAGACCAACCGCTAACTACCTAGTGGGGAGCACTAGAGTTAATGTGGGACCAGGAACGTATGATCTGACAACTCCAAG TAGTCAGTGGGTGAAATCTGATGGCTATGCCCCATTCCAATCCATGTCAGGTCGTGAAACAATATTTCACATCGGTGATTCGGTGATGGCTGCCCCAGGACCTGGAGCATATGACCCTTT GTTTCCTCAAGAAAGACCAATAGGTGGCCGACCATTGGCAAACAAAGCAAACCGGTTTTCTGAATCGCCCAACACAAGTCATATCACCCCAGGACCTGGTAGATACAATCTGTCAAAGAAAAGTGATTGGTTGAAGTCAAAATCTGCCCCTGTTATGCCTGTTACTATAGCAGCGCCG GTGGAAAAACCTGGCAAAGCAATTGTGACAAGCAGAGTAAGGTATCTTCGTAAACCTGATGCTCCTTCTATACCAAGTCCTGGCCAAGCTTATGGGTATGAAGAAACTGATGATGGATCACTTAGAAAGCAG GCTCCTCCAAATAAAGATGCTTCAATGGGTCCCGCTTATTATAA ACCAACCTCAGACCTAACAGCCACCACTGCTAAATACAAAGGTGTTCACTTTGGAACACTGAGAGCTGACAGAATGAAGTTTGGTGGGAAAGGTGGCCCAGGACCTGGTGATTATGATCCGTTTAAAGAGAAACCCCAAACAGATGTGGCTGCACTTATAAATCCTGATGGAAAAGTTTTTGAGTCAAGACTTCCAAG GTATCATGAGATTGTTGTgcaagaagaagaaaaaaaggCAGTTCCAGGGCCTGGGAAATATGACATTAATGGCCAGTTTGCTAAGAAACCAGCCCCTGTTAATGTAGAAGGGTTGGAAGTGGAACATCCGCCATTTATGTCACAAGCAAGGAG GTTTAGTGATTTAAAAGGTATCACTCCTGCACCGGGGGCTTACAATGACCCCAGGAATGCTTTGGAAGCTTTAAAGAAGATAACTGGAATGAAGAGAAGTCCATTCGGTCAAACTTCTGTTCGTTTTCAACCTAACATGAGCAAAGCAAAGTTTATACCAG gaCCTGGACACTACAATATTTTCAACATTGGAATGGCACAAGAAAGTCTTAAGAAAGCGTATCTTGAGAGCACAAGGCATGGACCCTTCGGAACCACATCAGCTCGTATTATGCcaataatacaaaaacatgAAGTAGCTCTACCTGGTCCTTCCCATTACCAG CCAAAGCGTTCTGAGGAGCGTTACAAGAAACAAGTAACGTCAACATTTGCTTCACTCACAGACCGTCTATCATCACCTGCACCCCAG ACTTTACAAGACAATCCACCACCTGGATCATACGAAGTTGCCAATTCGTTCAAGAAGTCGCAAGACAGACGTGGGAATGCTGATCCAAGAACCAAAGAAGGTTTGAGACGAAACAGGGCTTTCCTTTCCGCATCTACAAGGTTTGCCCCACCCCGGGATGTGGTTTTAAAGCAGCCGGAGAAAGACACACCTGGACCAG gAACATATAACCAAGAACTCCCACAAGGCAATCCAAAGCTAGCTGTAATGGTTACGAAGGATCATCGTTTTAAACAG GTTAAACAGGATGAGGTACCAGGTCCAGGAGCTTATGAGCTTAGCCCTCTCATGGCCAATACGTTACTAAAAGGCACGTTCAATGCTACCTTGCACAACCCGGTCGCACCTAATGCAGACGCGGGTCGAACTACCACAGCAAAGCAAGCATTTCTACTTGGAGTTTGA
- the LOC100175436 gene encoding fibrinogen C domain-containing protein 1-like, which produces MVGNINNGIYEINENGNIIEVYCDMTTDGGGWTVFQRRINGKQDFDLTWDEYRRGFGNKSAEFWMGLDKLHSLTRQGSYELRIELKDCQNKTLYAKYGTFKVMNLSENFRLQIAEFSACPGFDDSLSYHNGMLFSTKDRDNDLLHSQSCSSVYHSGWWYKTCHRANLNGQYRPCVVTADAMTWHNNSIAVGLRFTEMKFRPL; this is translated from the exons ATGGTTGGGAACATTAACAATGGAATCTACGAAATAAATGAGAATGGGAATATAATTGAAGTTTACTGCGATATGACAACTGACGGTGGTGGATGGACG GTTTTCCAGCGACGAATAAACGGTAAACAAGATTTCGACCTTACATGGGACGAATACAGGCGGGGATTCGGCAATAAGAGTGCAGAATTTTGGATGG gaTTGGACAAATTACATTCGCTTACAAGACAGGGTTCGTATGAGTTAAGGATTGAACTGAAGGATTGTCAAAATAAGACCTTGTACGCGAAGTATGG GACATTTAAAGTAATGAACCTATCCGAGAATTTTCGATTGCAGATTGCAGAGTTTAGTGCATGTCCAG GGTTCGATGATTCCCTATCATATCACAACGGCATGCTTTTCTCGACTAAGGATCGTGATAATGACTTGCTGCATAGTCAAAGTTGCTCGAGCGTGTACCATAGTGGTTGGTGGTACAAGACTTGCCACCGGGCCAACCTTAACGGTCAATATCGCCCATGTGTTGTTACTGCTGACGCAATGACATGGCACAATAACTCTATCGCCGTTGGACTTCGATTCACTGAAATGAAATTCCGTCCACTTTAA